The genomic stretch CGCGTCGTTCACTGCGCTGGTCGAGACCACCCAGGCGATCGGGACGGCGGCGAGGGACGGCACCGGGGCCCTCGGGCGGGCCTTCGCGGCCAACCCCTCCTGCGCCTCGCTGACGTCCTAGCGGCGCAGTCCGTCCGCGGACGGCGGGGTGTCGGCCCCGGCGCCTAGAATCGGCCTCCTGATGGCCTACCTGGACCACGCCGCCACCACCCCGATGCTGCCCGAAGCCGTCGAGGCGATGACGGGCGAGCTGTCCCAGGTGGGCAACGCGTCCTCGCTGCACGCGGCCGGGCGCCGCGCCCGCCGGGTGGTGGAGGAGTCCCGCGAGTCCCTCGCGGCGGCCTTCGGGGCGCGGCCGGGCGA from Actinomycetes bacterium encodes the following:
- a CDS encoding aminotransferase class V-fold PLP-dependent enzyme is translated as MAYLDHAATTPMLPEAVEAMTGELSQVGNASSLHAAGRRARRVVEESRESLAAAFGARPG